Proteins from one Syngnathus scovelli strain Florida chromosome 9, RoL_Ssco_1.2, whole genome shotgun sequence genomic window:
- the necap1 gene encoding adaptin ear-binding coat-associated protein 1, producing the protein MATEGQVEYESILCVKPEVNVYRIPPRASNRAIRAADWKLDAPDWSGRMRVVARGKVAYVKLEDKISGELFAQAPVDEYPGITVETVSDSSRYFVLRIQDDNGRSAFIGIGFGDRGDAFDFNVALQDHFKWVKQENEFSKQAQAPDSTPKLDLGFKEGQTITLNIGQSKKKDRTRPQSSGGLGLLPPPPGGRLAPPPSSRSNNHNTQPSVGGNDTGCLLDLDSSNSNLVAPSNPPVTAGSDLWGDFDSPK; encoded by the exons ATGGCGACGGAGGGCCAGGTCGAGTACGAGTCTATCCTCTGTGTCAAACCAGAAGTCAACGTGTACCGAATCCCACCGCGAGCATCCAACCGGGCCATCAG GGCGGCTGATTGGAAGCTGGACGCTCCCGACTGGTCGGGACGCATGCGAGTGGTGGCTCGGGGGAAAGTCGCCTATGTCAAACTGGAGGACAAAATATCCG GGGAGCTTTTTGCCCAGGCACCCGTGGACGAGTACCCCGGCATCACCGTGGAAACCGTGAGCGATTCGAGCCGCTACTTTGTGCTCCGCATCCAGGATGACAACG GCCGCAGTGCCTTCATCGGTATTGGGTTTGGAGACCGAGGGGATGCCTTTGACTTCAACGTTGCACTTCAGGACCACTTCAA GTGGGTAAAACAGGAAAATGAGTTCAGCAAACAGGCGCAGGCTCCAGACTCCACtccaaaacttgacctgggctTCAAAGAAGGACAAACCATCACGCTCAACATTGGG CAATCCAAAAAAAAGGATAGGACCCGCCCGCAGAGTTCCGGCGGCCTTGGTCTCCTTCCTCCTCCCCCCGGAGGCAGGCTAGCCCCGCCCCCGTCCTCCCGATCTAATAATCATAACACACAGCCATCTGTGGGAGGAAATGACACAG GTTGCTTGCTGGATCTGGACTCCAGCAACTCCAATTTGGTGGCACCGTCCAATCCGCCTGTGACGGCCGGCTCCGACCTGTGGGGAGACTTTGACTCCCCAAAGTGA